The window GGTGAACAGGATGATCAGCGTGGCGGAGACGTCCACCGCGACGCCGAAGATGCCTTCCAGCGTGATGAAGAGGTGGCCGACCAGCCGCGGCAGGTCATAGCCGCGATGCGTCCACGGCGCCGGCAGATGCGGGCCGAGCATCGCGTAGGCGATGAAGAACAGCGACACTACCGGCATGATCAGCCCGGTGGTGCGGCGCGTGGCCTCGAGCAGCAGCACGATGAAGACGATGCCGACGATGACGTCCATATGGTCCGGCACGGTGGCGCGGTCGGTGAAATCGTCGCCGCCCCACAGCGCGTAGACGATGGTGCCGATGGCGACGATGCCCGGCACGATGTCCCACCAGCGCACCCGGTTGCGAAATCGCGTCGCCAGCGGGAACAGCAGGAAGCTCAGCACCAGAGTGAAGGCGACGTGGACGTAACGCAGTTCCTGCGTCGGCACGATGGCATAGGCGGCATAGAGATGGAACAGGCTCATGACGACGGCGATGGCGGTGGAAATCCGCCCCGCCCAGCCGAACAGCCGGTTGGTAGCGCCTTCTTCGGCCTCGACGAAGGATTCCGCTTTCAGCAGTGCCTCGTTGGAGACGACAACGGTTTCCTCGTCGGACGGCGGTGTGCCTGCAGCCATGTTCCCCCCAGAACGTATCTTTGACCGGCTTGGCCGGTCTGTTGTTTTTGAACGCGGCGCATTGATGCCGGTTTGCCGTTGCGTGGCAAGAGCCGTTGCGTGGAAAACGTCGGCGGGAAGCCAGCTTGCTTCTCGAAATCATATTGTCGCAATTGTATTATTGGCCATTGGGACGGCTTGACCGGGAGCGTACATCCGTCCACTTTCCCGCCAATTTTACGGGAGAGAAAAAACATGAAAATCAGAATAATTGCCGTTGCGCTGGCCACCGCGGCAGCGCTGTCGGCCCCCGCCGCTTATGCCCAGAACTTTATCAACGTTCTGACCGGTGGCACGTCAGGCGTGTACTATCCGCTCGGCGTTGCCATCGGCAAAATCTACAGCGACAAGATTCCCGGCGTGAAGACCCAGGTGCAGGCCACCAAGGCGTCGGTTGAAAATCTCATTTTGCTACAGCAGGGCCGCGGCGAAATCGCCTTCAGCCTCGGCGATTCCCTGAAAGCCGCCTGGGACGGCGACGAGGAAGCCGGCTTCAAGGCCAAGCTCGAGAAGCTGCGCGTGATCGGCGCGATCTATCCGAACTACATCCAGATTGTCGCCACCGCCGAGAGCGGCATCAAGACGTTGGCCGACCTCAAGGGCAAGAGCCTGTCGGTCGGCGCGCCGAAATCCGGCACCGAACTGAACTCGCGCGCGATTCTCGCGGCCGCGGGCCTCAGCTACAAGGATCTCGGCAAGATCGAGTATCTGCCCTTCGCCGAATCCGTCGACCTGATGAAGAACCGCCAGCTCGGCGCGACCTTGCAGTCCGCCGGCCTCGGCGTGGCCTCGTTGCGGGATCTGAGTTCGTCCAGCAGCATCACCGTGGTGTCGGTGCCGAAGGAGACGGTCGACAAGATCGGCCCGCCCTTCGTGTCGGTGATCATCCCCGCCAACACCTATACCGGCCAGGACAAGGATGTCCCGTCCGCGGCGGTGATCAACTATCTGGTGACCAGTTCGGCGGTGTCGGATGACCTCGCTTATCAGATGACCAAGCTGGTGTTCGAGAACTTGCCGGAGCTGGCGAATTCCCACGCCGCCGGCAAGGAGATCAAGCTGGAGACCGCCGCGACCGGAAGCCCGGTGCCGCTGCACCCCGGCGCGATCCGCTTCTACAAGGAAAAGGGTCTGATCAAGTAGGGCCTGCCGTCGATGTGAGGCACGTCGATACGGCAACGCACGGACCGCCCTCTCCCCCTGGCGGGGGAGAGCTGGAGAGGGGGTAAATTCGAGCTCAGTATTCGTGGCTCACCCCCCTCCCTAACCCTCCCCCGCAAGGGGGGAGGGAACGAGCTAGAACGCGCGTCATCGTATCCATTTCCATTCGATACGTCGGCGCGTGATACCTTTTGAACGATAGTTAGGGACGACGCTGATGTTGGTGGCTGAGGGCGCGGAGCCCATCAAGGTTGAATTCGACAATTTCGAACACGGCTTTCCCGAAGGTTTTGGCCCCGGCGGCTGGGGCCGGCTGGCCTATGTCATCGGCATCGCCTTTGCGACGTTTCAGCTCGTCATCGCAGCGTGGAACGTGTTGCCGAGCCAGGTGGTGCGCGGCGTCCATGTCGGCTTCCTGATCCTGCTGACCTTCGGCCTGATCGCCAACTTCACCGCGAAGAGCAACGCCGGCCGTGCCGCCGGCTGGTTCATCGGCGGGCTCGGCTTTCTCTGCGGGCTGTATCAATGGATCTTCTACGCCGACCTGATCGCGCGGGATGGCGATCCGACACGGCTCGATCTTGCGGTCGGCGCCCTGCTGGCCGTGCTGATCTTCGAAGGCACGCGCCGGCTGATGGGTCTGGCACTGCCGCTGATGTGCGGCGTCTGCCTGCTGTACTGGTTTTTCGGCCAGTATCTGCCGGCGCCGCTGAATCACCGCGGCTATGATTTCGATCAGATCGTCACGCATCTGTCTTACGGCACCGAAGGCTTCTATGGCGTGCCGATCTATGTTTCGGCGACTTACATCTTCCTGTTCATCCTGTTCGGCTCGTTCCTCGAGCGTGCCGGCATGATCCAGCTGTTCACCGACGTCTCGCTCGGCCTGTTCGGCGGCACCCGCGGCGGCCCGGCCAAGGTCGCGGTGTTCGCGTCCGGCATGATGGGCACCATCTCCGGCTCCGGCGTCGCCAATGTCGTCACCGTCGGCCAGTTCACGATTCCCTTGATGATCAAGTTCGGCTATCGCCGCGCCTTTGCCGCCGGCGTCGAGGCCACCGCCTCGATGGGCGGCCAGATCATGCCGCCTGTGATGGGCGCCGTCGCCTTCATCATGGCGGAGACGCTGGGCGTCGAATATTCCGTCATCGTCAAGGCCGCGGTGATCCCGGCGATCCTGTATTTCGCCTCGGCGTTCTGGATGGTGCATCTCGAAGCCGGCAAGCACGGCCTCGTTGGCATGAAGAAGTCGGAAATCCCCAGCGCCGGCAAGGCGCTGGTGGCGCGCTGGTACCTGGTATTGCCGCTGGCCGCCCTGGTCTACATGCTGTTCGAGGGCTTTACGCCGCTTTACGCCGGCACCATGGGCCTGTCGCTCACCGTCGGCCTGATTCTCGGCGCCAGCATCGTGCTCGGCTTCTCCAACCAGGCGCTGCGCTACATCTTCTGGATCGGGTTGGCGCTGATCGTCGGCGTCGCCTTCCGCGACGGCATCGACATCCGCCTCGTCGCCGCCATCGTCTTCGCACTGGTGCTGCTCAGTGCGCTGACCCGGGGCGGCCGCGCTACCCTCGCGGCGTGCCGCGACTCGCTGGCGGACAGTGCCAAATCGGCGCTCACCGTCGGCATGGCCTGCGCCATCGTCGGCACCATCATCGGCATGATGACGCAGACCGGCGTCGGCACCATCTTCGGCGGCTGGGTGATCGGGCTCGGCGAGAAGAGCCTGTTCCTGGCGCTGATCATGACGATGTTCCTGTCGATCCTGCTCGGCACCGGCATTCCGACGATCCCGACCTACATCATCACCGCCGCACTGGCTGCGCCGGCATTGGCAAAACTCGGCGTGCCCCTGATCACCAGCCACATGTTCGCATTCTACTACGGCATCATGGCCGACCTCTCGCCGCCGGTGGCATTGGCGGCGCTGGCGGCGGCGCCGATCGCCAAGGAGAATCCCGACAAGATCGGCTGGGAGGCGATGCGGATCGCACTGGCCGGGTACGTGATCCCGTTCATCTTCGTGTATTCGCCGGCACTGATGCTGCAGGCCGGCGATCCCCTGGCGGCGCAACTCGGCTTCTATGGCGCCGTGGCGTTCGCGACCTTCAAGGCGCTGGTGGCGATCGGCCTGTTCGGCATGGTGGCGATCGGCTTCCTGTTCACCCGGATGAGTCTGGCGGAACGGGTCGTTTCCTTCATCGCCGCGCTCTGCCTGCTCGGCGAATTCCAGTACAGCGACTGGGCCGGTTTTGCGATTGCCATTGCCATTGTCGCCTGGCAGTGGCGGCAGCGCGCGCCGGTGGCGGTCATCGCTTGAGCCTGTGCCTCGCCTCCGCCGGCGCTGTGAAGACGCTGGCGGTGGCGGCGTTCACGCTGGTATGGACGCATTCGATCGAGAAGGTCGACTGGCAGGAAGACTGGCGCATCACGCCGGACGGCCTCGAACTGGTGCAGGCCCGCGTCAAGGGATCCGGCGCCGGCATGGAGCCGCCCTCCGACGCGCGCCTGGTCGATGGCTGGTTTCAGTGGGCGCCAAAACGCCCACCAATGCCAGAAGTCGTGCTCGGCAATTCCGGCGCCGCCGGCGAATGGCGGCTGTGCCATGATGGAAGTTGCCAGACGCTGTCCGAAATTCTCGGCCATGCCGTCGGCGCCAACGCGACCGTAATGAGCGCGTGCCCGCAACTCGCTGCGGTCAGCGAGTCGGCGCACGATCCGCAGGTCGATTCCGCGCCCTGCGTCGCGGCCATCACGGCCGGTGACGACGACCGGATCATCGCCGCCTGCGGTGCGCTGATCGACAACGACAAGACCCAGCGCGCCGACCGCCTGAAGGCGTTGCTTGCGCGCGGCGGCGCCTATCATCGTAAGGACCAGATCGACCGCGCCATCGCCGACTACAGCATTTCGCTCCGGTTCGATCCCACGCTGGCCGATGTCTTCAATGCCCGCGGCGAGCTGTTCCGCAGGAAGGGCGACCGCGTCCGCGCGCTGGCGGATTTTGGCGCCGCCATCAAGCTTGACCCGCAGCATGTGGCGGCGCGGAGCAACTACAAGTCGCTGGCGCAGGAACTGGAGCAGATCGGCGCGGACATGGGGATCAAGAACAAGGCCAAACCGCCCTTGAAATAAGGCCGCATCGCGTGACAATGGCGGCGCAATGAACTCCGGCGGCACAGCCGGGGCGGGAGAGACGCCATGAACATCCACGACTCCAGTCGCTACCGCGAGGTCCATGCCCGTTCGCTCAAGGACCCCGAAGGCTTCTGGGGCGAGGCGGCGCAGGGGATCGACTGGATCGAGCCGGCGAAAAAGATCTTCGATCCTTCGCTCGGCCTCTATGGCCGCTGGTTCGCCGGCGCCGTGGTCAACACCTGCTACAACGCGCTGGATCGTCATGTCGCATCAGGCCGTGCCGATCAGGTCGCGCTGATCCACGATTCGCCGCTCGCAGGCGCGGTCACCAAATTCACCTACGCCCAGATGCTGCACGAGGTGCAGGTGCTCGGCGCCGTCATGCAGGATTTCGGCGTCGGCAAGGGCGACCGCGTCGTCCTCTATATGCCGATGGTGCCCGAGGCCATGATCGCCATGCTGGCCTGCGCGCGGATCGGCGCGGTGCACTCGGTGGTGTTCGGCGGCTTTGCCGCGAAGGAACTCGCCACCCGCATCGAGGACGCCAAGCCGAAGCTGATCTTCTCCGCCAGCTGCGGCCTCGAGCCCGGCCGCCTCGTGCAGTACAAGCCGCTGCTCGACGAGGCGATCCGGCTTTCCAGCGCGAAGCCCGACGCCTGCATCATCCTGCAACGGCCGCAGCAGGCCTGCGATCTCGTCAGCGGCCGCGACCACGACTGGGCCGACCTGCGCGGC is drawn from Nitrobacteraceae bacterium AZCC 2146 and contains these coding sequences:
- a CDS encoding TRAP transporter TAXI family solute receptor (product_source=TIGR02122; cleavage_site_network=SignalP-noTM; cog=COG2358; ko=KO:K07080; pfam=PF16868; superfamily=53850; tigrfam=TIGR02122; transmembrane_helix_parts=Inside_1_4,TMhelix_5_27,Outside_28_315); this encodes MKIRIIAVALATAAALSAPAAYAQNFINVLTGGTSGVYYPLGVAIGKIYSDKIPGVKTQVQATKASVENLILLQQGRGEIAFSLGDSLKAAWDGDEEAGFKAKLEKLRVIGAIYPNYIQIVATAESGIKTLADLKGKSLSVGAPKSGTELNSRAILAAAGLSYKDLGKIEYLPFAESVDLMKNRQLGATLQSAGLGVASLRDLSSSSSITVVSVPKETVDKIGPPFVSVIIPANTYTGQDKDVPSAAVINYLVTSSAVSDDLAYQMTKLVFENLPELANSHAAGKEIKLETAATGSPVPLHPGAIRFYKEKGLIK
- a CDS encoding TRAP transporter 4TM/12TM fusion protein (product_source=TIGR02123; cog=COG4666; pfam=PF06808; superfamily=48498; tigrfam=TIGR02123; transmembrane_helix_parts=Outside_1_28,TMhelix_29_51,Inside_52_57,TMhelix_58_80,Outside_81_83,TMhelix_84_106,Inside_107_138,TMhelix_139_161,Outside_162_185,TMhelix_186_208,Inside_209_234,TMhelix_235_257,Outside_258_309,TMhelix_310_332,Inside_333_352,TMhelix_353_375,Outside_376_378,TMhelix_379_401,Inside_402_407,TMhelix_408_422,Outside_423_425,TMhelix_426_445,Inside_446_465,TMhelix_466_488,Outside_489_502,TMhelix_503_525,Inside_526_531,TMhelix_532_554,Outside_555_557,TMhelix_558_577,Inside_578_589,TMhelix_590_612,Outside_613_626,TMhelix_627_649,Inside_650_700), producing the protein MLVAEGAEPIKVEFDNFEHGFPEGFGPGGWGRLAYVIGIAFATFQLVIAAWNVLPSQVVRGVHVGFLILLTFGLIANFTAKSNAGRAAGWFIGGLGFLCGLYQWIFYADLIARDGDPTRLDLAVGALLAVLIFEGTRRLMGLALPLMCGVCLLYWFFGQYLPAPLNHRGYDFDQIVTHLSYGTEGFYGVPIYVSATYIFLFILFGSFLERAGMIQLFTDVSLGLFGGTRGGPAKVAVFASGMMGTISGSGVANVVTVGQFTIPLMIKFGYRRAFAAGVEATASMGGQIMPPVMGAVAFIMAETLGVEYSVIVKAAVIPAILYFASAFWMVHLEAGKHGLVGMKKSEIPSAGKALVARWYLVLPLAALVYMLFEGFTPLYAGTMGLSLTVGLILGASIVLGFSNQALRYIFWIGLALIVGVAFRDGIDIRLVAAIVFALVLLSALTRGGRATLAACRDSLADSAKSALTVGMACAIVGTIIGMMTQTGVGTIFGGWVIGLGEKSLFLALIMTMFLSILLGTGIPTIPTYIITAALAAPALAKLGVPLITSHMFAFYYGIMADLSPPVALAALAAAPIAKENPDKIGWEAMRIALAGYVIPFIFVYSPALMLQAGDPLAAQLGFYGAVAFATFKALVAIGLFGMVAIGFLFTRMSLAERVVSFIAALCLLGEFQYSDWAGFAIAIAIVAWQWRQRAPVAVIA
- a CDS encoding hypothetical protein (product_source=COG4729; cath_funfam=1.25.40.10; cog=COG4729; pfam=PF08905; smart=SM00028; superfamily=48452) — its product is MSLCLASAGAVKTLAVAAFTLVWTHSIEKVDWQEDWRITPDGLELVQARVKGSGAGMEPPSDARLVDGWFQWAPKRPPMPEVVLGNSGAAGEWRLCHDGSCQTLSEILGHAVGANATVMSACPQLAAVSESAHDPQVDSAPCVAAITAGDDDRIIAACGALIDNDKTQRADRLKALLARGGAYHRKDQIDRAIADYSISLRFDPTLADVFNARGELFRRKGDRVRALADFGAAIKLDPQHVAARSNYKSLAQELEQIGADMGIKNKAKPPLK